TGATTATACTTTCGCTGATTCCCGCAGTAAACGGCAAACGCACCGTCCCGCCGAGACCCGGCATTAAATTATGATTTACTTCAGGAAACGCGAACAGCGAACGTTCCGAACACAACCGAATATGGCATGAAAGTGCAATTTCAAGTCCTCCGCCAAAGCAGGCGCCATTGATAGCTGCAATAACAGGAATATCAAGATTTTCAATTAATGCGAGCAATTCACGACCGCGCTTCATTTCTTCTTCAAGAAAATTAAAATCGGCCGCTTTCCGCAGCAAACCTTCTAACTCAGCACCTGCCGAAAAATGGCGACCAACTCCGGCAATAATGAGTCCGGTTATTGATTCATCAGTCAAAAAATCGGATAGTGTTTGCTTATCAATAAATTCAGGTTGCACTAAAAAATTCAGCGGAGGATTATCCAGTCGCAAGACAGCCGTATTTTTGTGCTTTTCAAGACTTGCCATTATTCCTTCTCCGGTTTATCTGCCGTTGATGCCTGACCGAACATTTCATAAAATTCTTTCGGAATACTTTCTGCAACGCGATTTCCATCAATAAGCAATGATTTTACCTCAGCAGTAGTTAGTTTAATACCGGTTTCTTCAGTAAAAATTTTATGTTTAAAAATGATATACGGCTCTTTAGCTTCAACAGTAGTTTTCACAACCAGCTTATCAAATACTTTTGATTCCTGAGAATAACGAACATGAGCCTCCGTGACAACAAGCAACAGCCCGCGTTTTTTAAATTCATCAAGCAAACCAACGTCTTTCAGCATTTCCCAACGCGCTTGCTCCATATAATTCATGTACACGGCATTGTTCACATGATTATACGAATCAAGCTCATAGCCACGTACTGTAAGTTTATATTCAAAAACCATTTGATAAACGTGAAAGGTTATAAACCGAAATATTGCTACTTATTAAGCAAAAAATTGCATCATATCTCCATCAAATTTCAGGAGAGTAACGCCTCAACGTCTTTACCGGTGATAGTTTCCCATCGTGGGTTCAAAAATTTTTCGCCATCAAAAGTAAAACGCACGAGCGAAAACGATTCATTCAGAAAAGTAAGCTTCGATTTGGTATCAGGTGCGTGCACAATAAAATGCAGCCGTTCGCATTTTAGATCAAAATCTTTGCACACGGCAGCGGCCAGTTGCGAGCACCATTGTGTTACAGAAGTTCCGGGATTTTCGGCATACAGCTCGGTTGCAAACACAATATCGCGGTCTTCTTTTCTGACAATCTTTAATCCACAACGGGAAGGAACATCCCATTGTCCCTTGTATTCATATACCTGGTCAAAGTACTTCGAATTAAACTCTATATTGAAGTTCTTGATCATAAAACAAATTATTTTTTAGTTCCTCTGTTAAGTTGTCTTCCAAAACTGTTTTGCGAAAGCTCTTCCCTGATGGGAGTATATGTCCCATCGGCAATTTCTTTCATGATAACCTGACGGAACAATTTAAACATTTTTTCCGATTGGGTTTCATCTTTGTAAAACGTATCCCAGGCATACTGGTACATATTCTGCAATGCGTCAGGAGTCATTTGCTTTGGCTGAAACACCACTTTACCCGCGTTGTAATCATTCCAGTTATGGTTGAAAATTCTGTTCTGACGCAACAGATCATCATACGCTTTTGTATGCGGGAAGGGCGTTAAAACCGTAAATTCAGCGAGATCAAGATTAATCTCAAGCAAGAAATCAATCAGTCTTTTTATATCGTCTTCAGTATGATCATCGGTTCCGAGCAAAATGGTTCCTTCAACCGCAATACCATGGTCGTGATAACGCTTTACGCGGTCACGTATGTAATCGGATGTATCAAATACTGCTTGATAAACAAACCATGCACCTGCCTGTGCCGCAAGATCAAGAACTTTGTCATCATCTTCGATAGGATGTGAGCACCATTTCTTTTTAAAAGGAATCATTTCCTTGAAAAGGTCAAGTTCCCACTGTTTATCCTGAGCAAGTGAGTTATCGACAATAAAAAGCCGGTTGTTTTCAATAGTTGCCAATTCTTCAACTACGCGGTCAATTGGACGGGGTCGGAATTGTTTGCCGCCAAGATAGGCGACGGCACAAGGATAACAGTTGTATTTGCATCCGCGTGAAGCGTGAAACAAATCAACCATGCGCACACCTTTGTGATAATACAATTCTTTTTTAAGAATGCTGCGTCTGGCAGGACCAATAGCGTTGATGTCTGGCATCTGCGTAAGAAAATTGTATACTTTCTGAAGCTTGCCATTTCTGAAATCATTGAATACAGTCTCCATACGACCTTCGGCTTCACCCAAAAAAATAGAGTCGGCATGTTCCATCGTTTCTTCGGCATGAAGCATGGTTGCGATACCGCCAAAGATTACCTTTTTGCCTCTGCGTCTGAATTCGTCAGCAATTTCCCAACCTCTTTTTGCCTGGCTTGTAAGCATCATGCTTATCCCAACAAGGTCACATTCATCATCATAAGAGAAAGTGTCAACATTTTCATCGGAAAATTCTACTTCAACATAAGAAGGAAGTGCAGCAGCCATCACTACAGGTCCGTGAGGAGGCAGGTTAAATATAGTTTGTCCCGCGAGTTTTTCCCAGGTGGGATAAATTAGCTTAAACTTCATATTATGAGATTAATGTGTTTTTATTTCCGCAACATCATCCTACAATTCTGCCCGGAATTAAGAGTGCAAAATTACAATAAAGTTTTATATAAGGCAACCGCTTTATTATGACCTAAGTCAGGAGCATTTCAACGACAATCCCGCAGCCTGTTTTCGATTGTTCGTGCATCGGTTGTCCAGGGAATTTCTTTCTGCAGTGCTTTCTTATATTCGGCTGCGGCGGCATCCTTATTACCAAGCATTTTGTAATAGTCGCCTGCCAGCTCATACACTAAATAAAACTGTGGATTAGAAGCTATCAGAGCAGCAGGGTCAGGCAACTGACTGCCCTTGTTGCGGAGTGCCGACCGCATTTCATCACGCAGATATTTATAATGTACAAATGCGTGGTAGCCACCGTTCGTAACGAAAGAATCAGCCGGTATCATAAGCTCAGGTCGCATATAAGAGCCCTTTCCGGGGATAAGTCGCGATGCAAAAACCTTGTTCAGGTCATAGCAAACATAGGCACCAAGCTGAAAAGGAGAAGTGGAAACCCACACCAATTGCTTTCCGGGCTCAAATATCACCGAATGATGCGCTATTAATTGATTTACGGCCTTTTCATTACCGACTCCGATATCTTTACCATCGATGCCTTTCTGGTCGCGTAAAATCTTTGCGGCAGCCGTAGCATCAATCGGACCGGAAGCTTTAATCAATTGCTGCATGCGAATGTAACGATACAATGAAGGCGATTCGCGCAGATCTTTTTGATTCAGATCGTTCCACGAAAATTCTTTACTTTGAAAATGGTTTGTACAAATAATAAAATCATTTTTCTCAGGCTTCAAAAGAGCCGTCATGTAAGGTGTTTTTTCAATGATGGCGGCCGAATTGTCTTTGGCCGATCCAATTAGAAAAGTTTCAGAAACAAAAGTACGGTATGATTTTGCTATAAGCAGTGCCTCATCAATATCCGACGCGTATTGAAGTATGTGCCGTGCTACAATGGAAACCGGCGAACCAACCTGTTCGGGAATATACGATTTAGCCGCATTGATGGTTATCGTAAGTCCTTTATCATTCATCCCTGAAACGGCGCCACACATGCCCGCCCAGGTAATCATCATAAAACAGTTGCCGCTGTCGGGTTTATAAAATGCAACAATTTTTTGTTTTGCAAATTCATCACCGGCATAGAAATCAAAATTGCGTCCGATAATAAGTGAACTGTCGGGAGTTTTGCTGCCCCAGGCGCCAAACGACGTACAGCCAACCAGATGATACATCTGTGCCATATGCCCGATGTCGTGCGCAGCATGATAATTAACCATCCGCTGATACTTGCTGCCAACATAATCAAATTCATCTGAAGCTGATTGTGATATCCCATTTATTTCTTGCAGATATTCAGTATCAATATAGCTGTCGAGCTTGCGGTTATAAATAGATAATACGTAATTCAGAAATTCCAGATAGGGTTGCGACGGAACCATATTATTTATCTGGTCAAGAAAGGCTTTTTCCTGTTTGTATATCAGCTTCTTCGTGAGCTTTCCAATTGTGACGCCACGCTCATAAGGACCTCCGCATGTAAACACATCATACAGACCATCCATATTTTTGCGCGACCAACTGTTACCACAGGTAAACGTACTGTCTCCCTTGTCTATAACAGGCAATTCCGAAAAATGATTTTCCTTTTCAGCCGGAGGCAGCATGATAACAAACCACAAAAAACAATAATACCCGATTACCGAGAGAAGAGCCACAGGCACGAAAACTGCTATCAGAGCCTTTTTCATCATCAGCTATGCTTTATTAATCTTATCAACAATATAGCTGAGCCCGGTAATCTCTGAGCAGGTGGTAACAGCCCCAATGGTAACTCCCAGCACACCGTGCAGAATTACATTCTGACCGGTAAGCAACAGATTGGGAATTTTTGTTTTGGGTGATATCAATGTTTTCAGAGGATTTGTACTATCTTTCATTATACCATAAAGAGAGCCGTCGATAGTGCCCGTATAATCACGATACGTAAGAGGTGTAGAGCTCGTATAACTTTTAATACAATTTCTGAATCCCGGAATCTTTGATTCAACCAGGTCGAGAAGTATTTCTGTTTTCTCTTTTTTGAATTCGAGATAATCGCTTCCGCGACGTCCAACGCGGGTATGTTCCCATTTCTTCACCTCATCAAATTTCATATAGCTCATAATGATGGCGCCGTCGGTGTACTTCTCTGACCGCGAAACAGCCGGAGTAATAAATAAAAAATTCTCAGGCCAGGTTTCGGGTTTATAATTAGGTGCCGACCAAACATTATCGTTACGATAATGATAGAGATTGTGCGGCAGGTATTCAAATGTATCTTTTTTGAAAACTACGTACACCGAAAAATTTGATGTCGTATTTTCAAGATTACAGATGCGGTCGCGGTAGGCTTTGCGGATATGCCCGAGGTTTATCATATCCAGCGTCCGTGCCGGATGGATATCGGAAATCACGTATTTTGCGGAAAACTGCCTGCCATCAGCTGCATGCACGATGCCGTTTTTGTCTTTTTCAAAATCCAGCTTTACGGCTTCACAATTTTTAATGAGTGTTCCACCGGCTGCCTCAATACTTTCGACAAGAATATCGGTAATCTGCGAGCTTCCGTCTACAATGCGCCATGAACTTTCAATGAACGAATTATTGACAAGGGCATGAACATACAAAGGTGTTTTCTCGGCAAGACCCGCGTATAATGGATTGGTGCCGGCAAGTACGCTGCGCAGCAGCGGATTTTGCGTGATAGAATTAATATACGTGTATGCATTTTCCTCATAAAACTGAGATTCTGCAATATCCATCTGCTTATCAGAAAGATTGTACAACGGGAAATGATCGCACAGCTCTTTCATTTTCAGGCTGTACTTCTCAAGATTGGCGCGCTCTTCCGGAAAATATTCCGAAAGGACATCAATGAAGTTTTTATGACTGAATGCGTAGGGAAATTCCTTACCGGTATCTCCAAAACTGATGATATCAAAAGCATCAGGATTCATGCGGCGTAACTTCAGTTTATCCATCAGGCCGAAATAGCGAAAATACTTATTCAGCACCTGACCCTCTTCCAATCCACCGATGTAGTGAATTCCTGTATCAAATATGCAGCCGTCGCGGACAAAATTCTGCAAACAGCCACCAATCTGATGATGCTTTTCAATAATACACACCTTGTATCCTTCACGGCTGAGAATATAACCGCATTGAAGGCCACCCAGCCCACTACCAATAATAAGTACGTCAAACTCTTCCATCAAAACTATCGTATTTGTCAGGGTTTTCTGATTATATAAAAAATATTCGAATTGAATTTAGTTTTATCCACAATTTGAAGTTCCGCGCCACAATTTGCCACAATGGCCGCAATCATGTCGCGCGACGTAAAAAATACGTTATCGTAGGCAAATTTATTGAATCCAATATGCCGCGAGAAAAATTCTGACAGCGCGGTACCGCGCTGACGCTTCACCAAACCGGTGTCCGCATCGCGGATAATAAGGCATCCGTTATCATTTAATTTTCCAATTATTGCAGAAATAAGCTGTTGTTGTTTTTCTTCCGGAAAATAGTGCAGCACATCAGCCAGCAGATAGATATCATATCCGTCAAGCGGAAAGTCGGTAACATCAGCCTGTTCAAAATGCAGGTTGGGCAAGGCTGAAATGTTATTGCGTGCTACCAGTATTTTTTCTTCGTCATAATCAATACCGGTAATGATGCGCTTTTCAGACAGGAAACCCAGCATATAACTCATGAATCCATAGCCACATCCCATATCCAGAATGTTGGCACTGAGCGGTATCATTTCATGAATGGGCTCATAATTCTTTTCAAAATTGAGCTTCACCCTGGCGTACCACTCCAGAATCGGGCCTTTGTAAATATAATTCCGGATAAGCAGGTCGCGGAAATACGCAGGATGCCGGTACCACAACGTAAGTATTTTTTCAAATTCTTCATGAAACAACTTCTGAACGAATTTGGTCATATTCCTATAATCGCCACCAACCGCCGCATCGCCCTGTTTTATCCTGTCAAGAAATTTTACCGTAATTAAACTTTTACGTCCTAAGTACTCGCCTTTTGCAATATAATCACCGGTTCCGTTCATCACCATAGGCAAGATATCAAGCCCCAATTCCTCGGCAAGAAAAAAAGCACCTTTATGAAAACGCCCTAGTTTCTTGGTTTGTGAGCGTGTACCTTCCGGAAATACCAGTATTGAATAGCCTTCCGAAACACGTTTCCTGGCCATTTCAAGCACTTTTTCATGGCTGAGAGAGGTCGGGATAAAATCGGCCATGCGCACAACAAGCCCTACCAACGGAGATTTCCAAACACTTTCATTGGTAATCATAATCACTTTGGGTGAGAACATCAGTCCAAGCGGAATATCAATCAGCGACTGATGATTGCATACCACCATCGCAGGTTTCGAAAACGTATTTTTATTGAAATTAATAAACTTTTTCTTCGGCAAATACATCAGATACATTGTACTGCGGCAAACATACATGAGTATGGTATGATACACCAGCTTACGGTATTTCCGCTTTGCAGGAATGATAGGAATGAGCGTCCATCCAAGCAATACAGTTATGAAGCAACCTAAAATAAAGTAGGAATAGCAAACCAAGGCATACAGCATGTGATACAGCGTAACCGGCATCGTTCTTTTGCGTTTGCCGGTATAAATCATCCACCTGAAAATAACCGGAGCTACGGTATAAGAAATCAGCACTACGGTGGTCATCCCGATAATTGTAAGCATTGCGATAGAGCGCAGTGCAGGATGTTTCGCGAAGATTAAAACGCCCACACCGATTATGGTTGTAACTGCCGAAAGAAATACAGCCGTTTTGTATGAGGCAAGGAAACGCTTACCGGTTTTGTATTCCGTGAGCAAACCGTCCATAATAAATATGCTGAAATCATCGCCCAGTCCGAAAATAAAAGCAGAAATAATGATGCTCACCACATTAAATTTCAAACCCAGAATGGCCATTAGCCCAAGTATCCACACCCAACTTATAAGCATAGGTATGAATGCAAGAACACCCAGCTCAACACGTCCGTAAAGGGCAAACAGAAACAATAATACCAGTAATGACGAGATATACAATATCGTATTAAAATCGCCGGAAATAATTTCTCCGACTTTCGCGGCTATAAACTGTTTGTCAATAACCACCAGATTATCACTTACGGGAATCGCCGCAAGCACCTCTGCTTTTCTGCGGTCATTTATTTTTATAACCATTGCAACCATCACTTTGCCCGGTTTCTCTGTAATGAAATCGTCGAGAAACAGATGTTGCAGTTTTGATTGCTCCGCCTTATCCATGGGCGTAAAACGGGTTCCCAGAAGTTTGTAAAACTCATTAAACGCTCCCGGCCTGAATTTGTTTGCTTGCGCAGAACGCTCGAACATTCGCATTACATGCTCTTTGCGGTCTGCCGTCCAGAATGCATTCCAGCGCTCCAGTTTTTTTCGCTGCAGCGAATCGGAATAGAGCAAGGAGGCTGCCGAATAGTAGCTCTTCACCAAACCGCGAGCTTTAAGCTGACGAATCGCAGAAGTTATCTTTTCATTATTGGCAAGTGCTTCATCAAGAGTAGTGCCCGTTGAAACAAGATATACCGATTTTATAGAGCTGTCGCTGATACTGACCAGATTCTGTTCAGCACGTTTGAGATCCTGCGAGATGTAGTTAATCTTTGTCATATCGCTTTCAAATTGCACATTGTTGGCAAAATAAAAGAAAACGATGGTCAGCAAACCGATTACAACAAGCAGCAGTTTATTGTTCTCGAAACCGTACTCCGAAATCTTATCAATAAAATTCATTTCAGACAGGGAAAAGCTGTCTTCGCCGCCCGGGTTTCGTTTTACCATAAATGGCAGCACTATCAGCACAAACAATACAGCGCCTACCAGGCATAAGGCCGAGAACAATCCAAAATCGCTTAATGCTTCCGAGCGGACAAACATCAGTCCCAGAAAAGCACCGATGGTTGTAGTACTTCCGATGGTCATCGGACCTGCCAAATCTTTAATAACTTCACGAACAGAGCCCAGATGGCGGTAATGCACAAAAAAGTGCAGGGAATAATTAATTGCGATACCCAATATTACAGAACCGGCGCCAATGGCTATTGTTGAGACCTCACCCCGAATAAGGTAAATAGCGGCCA
Above is a window of Bacteroidota bacterium DNA encoding:
- a CDS encoding 1-acyl-sn-glycerol-3-phosphate acyltransferase — encoded protein: MSGFFLFLYDFFSKRRSLLLFIVVLFTGMAVLLSSKLRLEENISRFLPRDEKLKKVSDVMEQIKTAEKLMVTVSLADSTSPAAPETLIAYADELAATLKSDYQPELIKDITCKISGDQMQDVYNAFYSKLPLFLDEADYETIARKTDSLQLDSALSRNFRMLVSPAGFVMKKFITRDPLGFTGLALRKLASLKVDDSYMIYNDHIFSKTKKHLLIFINTANAPNETGHNGELIKGIDKEITTLTAKSGGKVHAEYYGAAAVAVGNATQMKRDSIITMAIALLLLVVFLGYFFRSKRVLFLILLPVLSGALFAMAAIYLIRGEVSTIAIGAGSVILGIAINYSLHFFVHYRHLGSVREVIKDLAGPMTIGSTTTIGAFLGLMFVRSEALSDFGLFSALCLVGAVLFVLIVLPFMVKRNPGGEDSFSLSEMNFIDKISEYGFENNKLLLVVIGLLTIVFFYFANNVQFESDMTKINYISQDLKRAEQNLVSISDSSIKSVYLVSTGTTLDEALANNEKITSAIRQLKARGLVKSYYSAASLLYSDSLQRKKLERWNAFWTADRKEHVMRMFERSAQANKFRPGAFNEFYKLLGTRFTPMDKAEQSKLQHLFLDDFITEKPGKVMVAMVIKINDRRKAEVLAAIPVSDNLVVIDKQFIAAKVGEIISGDFNTILYISSLLVLLFLFALYGRVELGVLAFIPMLISWVWILGLMAILGLKFNVVSIIISAFIFGLGDDFSIFIMDGLLTEYKTGKRFLASYKTAVFLSAVTTIIGVGVLIFAKHPALRSIAMLTIIGMTTVVLISYTVAPVIFRWMIYTGKRKRTMPVTLYHMLYALVCYSYFILGCFITVLLGWTLIPIIPAKRKYRKLVYHTILMYVCRSTMYLMYLPKKKFINFNKNTFSKPAMVVCNHQSLIDIPLGLMFSPKVIMITNESVWKSPLVGLVVRMADFIPTSLSHEKVLEMARKRVSEGYSILVFPEGTRSQTKKLGRFHKGAFFLAEELGLDILPMVMNGTGDYIAKGEYLGRKSLITVKFLDRIKQGDAAVGGDYRNMTKFVQKLFHEEFEKILTLWYRHPAYFRDLLIRNYIYKGPILEWYARVKLNFEKNYEPIHEMIPLSANILDMGCGYGFMSYMLGFLSEKRIITGIDYDEEKILVARNNISALPNLHFEQADVTDFPLDGYDIYLLADVLHYFPEEKQQQLISAIIGKLNDNGCLIIRDADTGLVKRQRGTALSEFFSRHIGFNKFAYDNVFFTSRDMIAAIVANCGAELQIVDKTKFNSNIFYIIRKP
- a CDS encoding NAD(P)/FAD-dependent oxidoreductase encodes the protein MEEFDVLIIGSGLGGLQCGYILSREGYKVCIIEKHHQIGGCLQNFVRDGCIFDTGIHYIGGLEEGQVLNKYFRYFGLMDKLKLRRMNPDAFDIISFGDTGKEFPYAFSHKNFIDVLSEYFPEERANLEKYSLKMKELCDHFPLYNLSDKQMDIAESQFYEENAYTYINSITQNPLLRSVLAGTNPLYAGLAEKTPLYVHALVNNSFIESSWRIVDGSSQITDILVESIEAAGGTLIKNCEAVKLDFEKDKNGIVHAADGRQFSAKYVISDIHPARTLDMINLGHIRKAYRDRICNLENTTSNFSVYVVFKKDTFEYLPHNLYHYRNDNVWSAPNYKPETWPENFLFITPAVSRSEKYTDGAIIMSYMKFDEVKKWEHTRVGRRGSDYLEFKKEKTEILLDLVESKIPGFRNCIKSYTSSTPLTYRDYTGTIDGSLYGIMKDSTNPLKTLISPKTKIPNLLLTGQNVILHGVLGVTIGAVTTCSEITGLSYIVDKINKA
- a CDS encoding acyl-CoA thioesterase; amino-acid sequence: MVFEYKLTVRGYELDSYNHVNNAVYMNYMEQARWEMLKDVGLLDEFKKRGLLLVVTEAHVRYSQESKVFDKLVVKTTVEAKEPYIIFKHKIFTEETGIKLTTAEVKSLLIDGNRVAESIPKEFYEMFGQASTADKPEKE
- a CDS encoding radical SAM protein, encoding MKFKLIYPTWEKLAGQTIFNLPPHGPVVMAAALPSYVEVEFSDENVDTFSYDDECDLVGISMMLTSQAKRGWEIADEFRRRGKKVIFGGIATMLHAEETMEHADSIFLGEAEGRMETVFNDFRNGKLQKVYNFLTQMPDINAIGPARRSILKKELYYHKGVRMVDLFHASRGCKYNCYPCAVAYLGGKQFRPRPIDRVVEELATIENNRLFIVDNSLAQDKQWELDLFKEMIPFKKKWCSHPIEDDDKVLDLAAQAGAWFVYQAVFDTSDYIRDRVKRYHDHGIAVEGTILLGTDDHTEDDIKRLIDFLLEINLDLAEFTVLTPFPHTKAYDDLLRQNRIFNHNWNDYNAGKVVFQPKQMTPDALQNMYQYAWDTFYKDETQSEKMFKLFRQVIMKEIADGTYTPIREELSQNSFGRQLNRGTKK
- a CDS encoding C45 family peptidase, whose product is MMKKALIAVFVPVALLSVIGYYCFLWFVIMLPPAEKENHFSELPVIDKGDSTFTCGNSWSRKNMDGLYDVFTCGGPYERGVTIGKLTKKLIYKQEKAFLDQINNMVPSQPYLEFLNYVLSIYNRKLDSYIDTEYLQEINGISQSASDEFDYVGSKYQRMVNYHAAHDIGHMAQMYHLVGCTSFGAWGSKTPDSSLIIGRNFDFYAGDEFAKQKIVAFYKPDSGNCFMMITWAGMCGAVSGMNDKGLTITINAAKSYIPEQVGSPVSIVARHILQYASDIDEALLIAKSYRTFVSETFLIGSAKDNSAAIIEKTPYMTALLKPEKNDFIICTNHFQSKEFSWNDLNQKDLRESPSLYRYIRMQQLIKASGPIDATAAAKILRDQKGIDGKDIGVGNEKAVNQLIAHHSVIFEPGKQLVWVSTSPFQLGAYVCYDLNKVFASRLIPGKGSYMRPELMIPADSFVTNGGYHAFVHYKYLRDEMRSALRNKGSQLPDPAALIASNPQFYLVYELAGDYYKMLGNKDAAAAEYKKALQKEIPWTTDARTIENRLRDCR
- a CDS encoding enoyl-CoA hydratase/isomerase family protein; translation: MASLEKHKNTAVLRLDNPPLNFLVQPEFIDKQTLSDFLTDESITGLIIAGVGRHFSAGAELEGLLRKAADFNFLEEEMKRGRELLALIENLDIPVIAAINGACFGGGLEIALSCHIRLCSERSLFAFPEVNHNLMPGLGGTVRLPFTAGISESIIMMLGGDTINAEKALSLGIVYAVESGDSLVAAFELMRKMTEDKPKKVITSIMRAIHNARQMSYSDALAAETQLFCELAVDEASRIVKNPIK